From the genome of Thermosynechococcus sp. NK55a:
GGTGTCTCTCGCTACACCACCACCAAAAATCGTCGCACCACCACAGGGCGGTTAGAACTGAAGAAATTTTGCCGCTACTGCAACAAACACACCGTTCACAAAGAAATCAAGTAATTA
Proteins encoded in this window:
- the rpmG gene encoding 50S ribosomal protein L33; protein product: MAKAKGARIIITLECTECRTNPAQRSPGVSRYTTTKNRRTTTGRLELKKFCRYCNKHTVHKEIK